From one Streptomyces sp. R41 genomic stretch:
- a CDS encoding ROK family protein — MPSTAAPTLTSPAPTSPPSRIPRAADPDRRRTSASVVLRSVLEHGPVARSTIARLTGLSPASVTDYCARFAELGLIREAAAPRRSNGVGRPHVPVDLDDSRFVVGGVHVAVPYTTVALLDLRGKVVARRELKHEGTDPGAVLARAAHGLGTLLAGAPGCRPLGVGVAVGGWVDRESGTVVEHPLLGWRDVAVREVLGERTGLPVHVDGHARALVNGERLFGLVRGSGSVLHLFVGNVVDAAFATHDEVHHGPRSQAGAIAHLPVPGGTEPCDCGRIGCLQAELSERTLCRRAREAGVVEGVNPMHVVAAAAGGDPEAVRLLVERARAIGRAVRLLLDVLNPETVVVTEVGIIHREDCLGALREGVGDERAASVVPTSFPDSVLAVAGGSVALDVLYRDPLAASPEAI, encoded by the coding sequence ATGCCCAGTACCGCGGCACCCACTCTCACCTCCCCCGCCCCTACTTCTCCCCCCTCCCGCATACCGCGCGCCGCCGATCCCGACCGGCGCAGGACGAGCGCGAGCGTCGTCCTGCGGTCCGTGCTGGAGCACGGTCCGGTGGCCCGCAGCACCATCGCCCGGCTGACCGGTCTTTCGCCGGCGTCGGTGACCGACTACTGCGCCCGGTTCGCCGAACTCGGCCTGATCCGCGAGGCGGCCGCGCCCCGGCGGTCGAACGGGGTGGGGCGTCCGCACGTCCCCGTCGACCTGGACGACTCACGGTTCGTGGTCGGCGGCGTGCATGTGGCGGTGCCGTACACCACGGTCGCGCTGCTGGATCTGCGCGGCAAGGTGGTGGCCCGGCGCGAGCTGAAGCACGAGGGCACCGATCCCGGTGCGGTGCTGGCGCGGGCCGCCCACGGGCTGGGGACGCTGCTGGCCGGGGCCCCCGGCTGCAGACCCCTGGGCGTCGGCGTGGCCGTCGGCGGGTGGGTGGACCGGGAGTCCGGGACCGTCGTCGAGCATCCGCTGCTCGGCTGGCGGGACGTGGCGGTGCGGGAGGTGCTCGGCGAGCGCACCGGGCTGCCGGTCCATGTGGACGGGCACGCGCGGGCGCTGGTCAACGGGGAGCGGCTGTTCGGGCTGGTGCGGGGCAGCGGGAGCGTGCTGCACCTGTTCGTCGGCAACGTCGTCGACGCGGCCTTCGCCACCCACGACGAGGTGCACCACGGGCCGCGCTCGCAGGCGGGCGCCATCGCCCATCTGCCGGTGCCGGGCGGCACGGAGCCCTGCGACTGCGGGCGCATCGGCTGCCTCCAGGCGGAGTTGAGCGAGCGGACGCTGTGCCGGCGGGCACGGGAGGCGGGCGTCGTCGAGGGCGTGAACCCCATGCACGTGGTCGCGGCGGCGGCCGGCGGTGACCCGGAGGCCGTACGGCTGCTGGTGGAGCGGGCGCGCGCCATCGGACGGGCGGTGCGGCTGCTGCTCGACGTGCTCAATCCGGAGACGGTGGTCGTGACCGAGGTCGGGATCATTCACCGGGAGGACTGCCTCGGCGCGCTGCGCGAGGGGGTCGGTGACGAACGCGCGGCCTCCGTCGTGCCGACGAGTTTCCCGGATTCCGTACTCGCCGTGGCCGGCGGCTCGGTGGCACTCGACGTGCTCTACCGGGATCCGCTGGCCGCTTCACCTGAGGCTATTTAA
- a CDS encoding LPXTG cell wall anchor domain-containing protein, whose protein sequence is MSSRHTTTIAGSLLTASFSAVMILSFTAVADDQGPGSSKGGKVIDEAPAGVKLTTLLPEKISVDNSSQKTAITATVKNEGTKDSGDIRLLVVGFDGLQVKGVKGCTAMADKDLPKGSNSGFVCSVGNLAAGKSKSYAVDATFDLSKTGKICLPVQTGDGKKTYWQQGPVPFGTTNPSPNAPATPLLLGTDNKPVAPGGDQLPKTGAGSDVLPLGAAGATLISAGAAGLWWATRRPRQQQS, encoded by the coding sequence ATGAGTTCTCGTCACACGACGACCATCGCGGGATCGCTGCTCACGGCATCTTTCTCGGCCGTGATGATCCTTTCCTTCACCGCCGTCGCGGACGACCAGGGACCGGGGAGCAGCAAGGGGGGAAAGGTAATTGACGAGGCACCGGCGGGTGTAAAGCTGACCACGCTGCTGCCCGAGAAGATCTCGGTCGACAACAGTTCACAGAAGACGGCGATTACCGCCACGGTAAAGAACGAAGGAACCAAGGACAGCGGCGACATCAGGCTTTTGGTGGTCGGTTTCGACGGCCTTCAGGTCAAGGGCGTCAAGGGCTGCACCGCCATGGCCGACAAGGATCTGCCCAAGGGATCGAACAGTGGTTTCGTCTGCTCGGTCGGCAATCTCGCGGCCGGCAAGTCGAAGTCGTACGCGGTCGACGCGACGTTCGATCTGAGCAAGACCGGGAAGATCTGCCTCCCGGTGCAGACGGGCGACGGGAAGAAGACGTACTGGCAGCAGGGCCCGGTGCCGTTCGGTACGACGAACCCGTCGCCGAACGCCCCGGCCACCCCGCTGCTGCTCGGCACCGACAACAAGCCGGTGGCACCCGGCGGTGACCAGCTGCCGAAGACCGGCGCGGGGAGCGACGTACTGCCGCTCGGCGCGGCGGGCGCGACGCTGATCTCCGCGGGAGCGGCGGGCCTGTGGTGGGCCACGCGGCGACCGCGGCAGCAGCAGTCCTGA
- a CDS encoding FAD-binding oxidoreductase → MDTVDNTAYQDRNSADRDRLVLRPGEPGYDEELAGFQTGFAQRPALIFAASSADDVAAAVRYAASAGLPVGVQATGHGLPGAAEGGVLITTKRMDEVSVDPQARTVRVQAGVRWGQVVAAAEPYGLAPLNGSAPGVGAVSYTLSGGLGILAREFGYAADHVRSLDVVTADGRLRHVTPASDGDLYWALLGGGHHFGVVTELEIGLVPVARLYGGSLAFDGRAVDPVAVLRAYERWTRTVPDGLTSSFAAVPYPDVPGMPAQLRGRYVISVRVAYTGADGERVVAPLREIGPVLADSLREMPYAESHTIHSDPDFPHTYYGDSAVLSELDAAAAGELLARTGPDATAMCVVQINHLGGALAQDAPNSVPHREGRFLVRLLAMADREQAREVLDPAFEGIASWTIGRALNFAFGAGDRTEGLYDAGTRKRLAGLKSQYDPANLFRRNYNISD, encoded by the coding sequence ATGGACACCGTCGACAACACCGCATACCAGGACCGGAACTCCGCAGACCGTGACCGGCTCGTCCTTCGCCCCGGTGAGCCCGGGTACGACGAGGAACTCGCCGGTTTCCAGACCGGCTTCGCGCAACGGCCCGCCCTGATCTTCGCCGCCTCGTCGGCCGACGACGTGGCCGCCGCGGTGCGGTACGCCGCCTCCGCGGGCCTGCCGGTCGGCGTGCAGGCCACCGGGCACGGGCTGCCGGGTGCGGCGGAGGGCGGCGTCCTGATCACGACGAAACGCATGGACGAGGTGAGCGTCGATCCTCAGGCGCGCACCGTCCGGGTCCAGGCGGGCGTCCGCTGGGGCCAGGTCGTCGCGGCGGCCGAGCCGTACGGGCTCGCCCCGCTGAACGGATCGGCGCCGGGCGTGGGCGCCGTCTCGTACACGCTCAGCGGCGGACTCGGCATCCTGGCACGGGAGTTCGGGTACGCCGCCGATCATGTGCGCTCGCTCGACGTGGTCACCGCCGACGGCCGGCTCCGCCATGTGACGCCCGCCTCGGACGGCGACCTGTACTGGGCGCTCCTCGGCGGCGGCCACCACTTCGGCGTCGTCACCGAGTTGGAGATCGGCCTCGTACCGGTCGCGCGGCTGTACGGCGGCTCGCTCGCCTTCGACGGGCGCGCGGTCGATCCGGTGGCCGTACTGCGGGCGTACGAGCGCTGGACGCGGACCGTGCCGGACGGGCTGACCTCGTCGTTCGCGGCCGTGCCGTACCCGGACGTGCCGGGGATGCCGGCGCAGCTGCGCGGGCGGTACGTGATCTCCGTACGCGTGGCGTACACGGGCGCGGACGGTGAGCGGGTCGTCGCCCCGCTGCGGGAGATCGGGCCTGTCCTCGCGGACTCGCTGCGCGAGATGCCGTACGCCGAGAGCCACACCATCCACAGCGACCCGGACTTCCCGCACACGTACTACGGCGACAGCGCGGTGCTGAGTGAACTGGATGCGGCCGCTGCGGGCGAACTCCTCGCCCGCACCGGTCCGGACGCGACCGCGATGTGCGTCGTGCAGATCAACCATCTGGGCGGGGCACTGGCGCAGGACGCGCCGAACTCCGTACCCCACCGCGAAGGGCGTTTCCTCGTACGGCTGTTGGCGATGGCCGACCGGGAGCAGGCTCGCGAGGTGCTGGACCCGGCGTTCGAGGGGATCGCATCGTGGACGATCGGGCGTGCGCTCAACTTCGCGTTCGGGGCGGGCGATCGGACGGAGGGGCTGTACGACGCCGGAACGCGGAAGAGGCTCGCCGGGCTGAAGTCTCAGTACGACCCGGCGAACCTCTTCCGCAGGAACTACAACATCAGCGACTGA
- a CDS encoding LLM class flavin-dependent oxidoreductase has protein sequence MTRPARSLHLNAFLMNTGHHEASWRLPESDPYAHVELAHYVELARIAERGTFDSLFLADGPQLWGNLAQRPAGALEPLTLLTALATATEHIGLIATASTSYNSPYNLARKFASLDIISGGRAGWNIVTTAGAEAARNFGLEHEPAHADRYARAAEFLDVALKLWDSWEDDAIVGDKAAGVWGDDTKIHPPRHKGTYFSVEGALNVPRSPQGYPLLVQAGSSEDGKAFAARYAEAVFTAQQTLADAQAFYAELKSRTSAAGRDPDHIKVLPGIVPVLGSTEAEARANEQVLEDHIVYTHGVDRLERLLQLEPGTLELDARLPADLPPEDAIEGAKSRYTLIVELARRERLTVRQLIGRLGGGRGHLTFAGTPEQVADAIEEWFTHGAADGFNIMPAVLPSGLELFVDHVVPILRARGLLRVEYGTRQTLRERYGLPRPANQHVTPAPALV, from the coding sequence GTGACCCGCCCAGCCCGCAGTCTCCACCTCAACGCGTTCCTGATGAACACCGGCCACCACGAGGCGTCGTGGCGGCTGCCGGAGAGCGACCCGTACGCCCACGTCGAGCTCGCCCACTACGTCGAGCTGGCCCGCATCGCCGAGCGGGGGACCTTCGACTCCCTCTTCCTCGCCGACGGCCCACAGCTGTGGGGCAACCTCGCCCAGCGGCCGGCCGGCGCCCTGGAACCGCTCACCCTGCTCACCGCCCTGGCGACGGCCACCGAGCACATCGGTCTGATCGCCACGGCCTCCACCTCCTACAACTCCCCCTACAACCTGGCCCGCAAGTTCGCCTCCCTGGACATCATCAGCGGCGGCCGGGCGGGCTGGAACATCGTCACCACCGCCGGCGCCGAGGCCGCCCGCAACTTCGGCCTCGAACACGAACCCGCACACGCCGACCGGTACGCCCGCGCCGCCGAGTTCCTGGACGTGGCCCTGAAGCTCTGGGACAGCTGGGAGGACGACGCGATCGTCGGGGACAAGGCGGCCGGTGTCTGGGGCGACGACACCAAGATCCACCCGCCCCGGCACAAGGGGACGTACTTCAGCGTCGAGGGCGCCCTCAACGTGCCCCGCTCGCCGCAGGGTTACCCGCTGCTCGTGCAGGCGGGCTCCTCGGAGGACGGCAAGGCGTTCGCGGCCCGGTACGCGGAGGCGGTGTTCACCGCCCAGCAGACCCTCGCCGACGCGCAGGCCTTCTACGCCGAACTCAAGTCCCGTACGTCGGCGGCCGGTCGGGACCCCGACCACATCAAGGTGCTGCCCGGCATCGTCCCGGTGCTCGGCTCCACGGAGGCCGAGGCACGGGCGAACGAGCAGGTCCTCGAAGACCACATCGTGTACACGCACGGGGTGGACCGCCTCGAGAGACTGCTGCAACTCGAGCCCGGAACACTGGAGTTGGATGCCCGGCTCCCCGCCGACCTCCCTCCCGAGGACGCCATCGAGGGCGCCAAGAGCCGCTACACGCTCATCGTCGAACTCGCCCGGCGCGAACGCCTCACGGTCCGGCAGCTGATCGGCCGGCTCGGCGGCGGACGCGGACACCTCACCTTCGCCGGCACGCCCGAGCAGGTCGCCGACGCGATCGAGGAGTGGTTCACGCACGGCGCCGCCGACGGCTTCAACATCATGCCCGCCGTCCTGCCGTCCGGCCTCGAGCTCTTCGTCGACCACGTCGTCCCGATCCTCCGCGCCCGCGGCCTGCTCCGCGTGGAGTACGGCACGCGGCAGACCCTGCGGGAGCGCTACGGCCTCCCGCGCCCCGCCAACCAGCACGTCACCCCGGCACCCGCCCTCGTCTGA
- a CDS encoding ABC transporter ATP-binding protein, whose translation MAPHTEQLTRPAVQLRGLTRSFDGRTVLDGIDLDLPAGQFTALLGHSGSGKSTLLRAVAGLDHEVAGSGQLTAPERVSVVFQDSRLLPWRRVLDNVLLGLDGKEAAQRGREALVEVGLKGRERAWPNELSGGEAQRAALARSLVREPELLLADEPFGALDALTRIRMHVLLRELWERHRPSVLLVTHDVDEAIVLADRVLVLDQGRIGLDLTIDRPHPRSYRDPLLGEYRERLLTALGVTEDHK comes from the coding sequence ATGGCGCCGCACACTGAGCAGCTGACCCGGCCGGCCGTCCAACTCCGCGGACTGACGAGGTCGTTCGACGGCCGTACCGTCCTCGACGGCATCGACCTCGACCTGCCGGCCGGACAGTTCACGGCCCTGCTCGGGCACAGCGGCTCCGGCAAGAGCACGCTGCTGCGGGCCGTCGCGGGCCTCGACCACGAGGTCGCGGGGAGCGGTCAGCTCACCGCCCCGGAGCGGGTGTCCGTGGTCTTCCAGGACTCCCGGCTGCTGCCCTGGCGCCGGGTGCTGGACAACGTACTCCTCGGCCTCGACGGCAAGGAAGCGGCGCAGAGGGGCCGCGAGGCCCTCGTCGAGGTGGGTCTGAAAGGCCGCGAACGCGCCTGGCCCAACGAGCTGTCCGGCGGCGAGGCCCAGCGCGCCGCCCTCGCCCGCTCGCTCGTCCGCGAGCCCGAACTCCTGCTGGCCGACGAACCGTTCGGTGCCCTCGACGCGCTCACCCGGATCCGGATGCATGTCCTGCTGCGCGAGCTGTGGGAACGCCACCGGCCCTCCGTCCTGCTCGTCACGCACGACGTCGACGAGGCGATCGTGCTCGCCGACCGGGTGCTCGTGCTCGACCAGGGCCGCATCGGCCTCGACCTGACCATCGACCGCCCGCATCCGCGCTCGTACCGGGACCCGCTGCTCGGCGAGTACCGGGAGCGGCTGCTGACCGCCCTCGGCGTCACGGAGGACCACAAGTGA
- a CDS encoding ABC transporter substrate-binding protein, with protein MPSSPVSGVDRRLFLTSLLGAAAGVAGLSGCAGSSAAADTKGASSAPLADKVPAGTSLKIASYQNTQQLQFKLAKLDDLPFKVSSWVNIGAGPDVINAFRAKSLDVANNAGIPPIQAHYQGFDAKIVAINITRKPNYLFATKPGSDIQSVADFKGKKLAFSQGQAQGVVLLRALEKAGLKYDDVELVPLTSNQFLTALQSGQVDIAPLANSQSPAYLQQYKSKGAHVITTDVVDLLNLLWAPVSVLNDSAKAAAVAAYIPYWAKGQVWTYEHPDTWNEEFYVKTQNLTLPQARSISKLANKPLFPPSWDEAIKWEQETADLLAEGGFVKKFDVSSLFDHRFEDIAAKAVAAEYRR; from the coding sequence ATGCCTTCTTCTCCCGTGTCGGGTGTCGACCGACGGCTCTTCCTCACCTCCCTGCTCGGCGCCGCGGCCGGCGTCGCCGGTCTCAGCGGCTGCGCGGGCAGCAGCGCCGCCGCCGACACCAAGGGCGCCTCGTCCGCCCCGCTCGCCGACAAGGTCCCGGCCGGTACGAGCCTGAAGATCGCGTCCTACCAGAACACCCAGCAACTCCAGTTCAAGCTGGCCAAGTTGGACGACCTGCCCTTCAAGGTGTCGAGCTGGGTGAACATCGGCGCCGGACCCGACGTCATCAACGCCTTCCGCGCCAAGTCCCTGGACGTCGCCAACAACGCGGGCATTCCGCCGATCCAGGCGCACTATCAGGGCTTCGACGCGAAGATCGTCGCGATCAACATCACCCGCAAGCCCAACTACCTCTTCGCCACCAAGCCCGGCAGTGACATCCAGTCGGTCGCGGACTTCAAGGGCAAGAAACTCGCCTTCTCGCAGGGCCAGGCGCAAGGCGTCGTACTCCTGCGGGCGCTCGAGAAGGCCGGGCTGAAGTACGACGACGTCGAGCTCGTCCCACTGACCAGCAACCAGTTCCTGACGGCCCTGCAGTCGGGCCAGGTGGACATCGCGCCGCTCGCCAACAGCCAGTCGCCCGCCTATCTGCAGCAGTACAAGTCCAAGGGCGCGCACGTCATCACCACGGACGTCGTCGACCTCCTCAACCTGCTGTGGGCGCCGGTCTCGGTGCTGAACGACTCCGCGAAGGCGGCCGCAGTCGCCGCGTACATCCCGTACTGGGCCAAGGGCCAGGTCTGGACGTACGAGCACCCCGACACCTGGAACGAGGAGTTCTACGTCAAGACGCAGAACCTGACCCTCCCCCAGGCCCGGTCGATCAGCAAGCTCGCCAACAAGCCGCTGTTCCCGCCGAGTTGGGACGAGGCCATCAAGTGGGAGCAGGAGACCGCCGATCTGCTGGCGGAGGGCGGCTTCGTGAAGAAGTTCGACGTCTCCTCACTCTTCGACCACCGCTTCGAGGACATCGCCGCCAAGGCCGTGGCGGCGGAGTACCGGAGGTGA
- a CDS encoding TauD/TfdA dioxygenase family protein, which yields MADIQIHKVTGNIGARISGVDIAKPLDDETVAALRTALNEHKALVFDDVDLDDEGQQAFARHFGDLTTAHPTVSAVDGAPNVLPVDSERGRANHWHTDVTFVLNPPQASTLRSITIPPYGGETLIANSAAAYRDLPEPLRALADTLWAEHTNDYDYAVPDEQIDEEQAAQRAQFTSIKYRTAHPVVRVHPLTGERGLFIGGFAQRIVGLSAGESRKILDLLQAYVTRPENILRWRWSPNQLVLFDNRITQHYAIDNYDGLPRRLHRVTVAGDVPVGIEGKESYSIAGDASHYTSVAA from the coding sequence ATGGCAGACATCCAGATCCACAAGGTCACCGGAAACATCGGCGCCCGGATATCCGGCGTCGACATCGCCAAGCCCCTCGACGACGAGACCGTCGCCGCCCTGCGCACCGCCCTCAACGAGCACAAGGCGCTGGTCTTCGACGACGTCGACCTGGACGACGAGGGCCAGCAGGCGTTCGCCCGGCACTTCGGCGACCTCACCACCGCCCACCCCACCGTGTCCGCCGTGGACGGCGCCCCGAACGTGCTGCCCGTCGACAGCGAGCGCGGCCGCGCCAACCACTGGCACACCGACGTCACCTTCGTCCTCAACCCGCCGCAGGCCAGCACCCTGCGCAGCATCACGATCCCGCCGTACGGCGGCGAGACGCTCATCGCCAACTCCGCGGCCGCCTACCGCGACCTGCCCGAACCCCTGCGCGCGCTCGCCGACACGCTGTGGGCCGAGCACACCAACGACTACGACTACGCGGTGCCGGACGAACAGATCGACGAGGAACAGGCCGCACAGCGCGCCCAGTTCACCTCCATCAAGTACCGCACCGCCCACCCGGTCGTCCGGGTCCACCCGCTGACCGGCGAGCGCGGGCTGTTCATCGGCGGCTTCGCACAGCGGATCGTCGGCCTGTCGGCGGGCGAGTCCCGCAAGATCCTCGATCTGCTCCAGGCGTATGTCACCCGGCCGGAGAACATCCTGCGCTGGCGCTGGTCCCCGAACCAGCTGGTCCTGTTCGACAACCGGATCACCCAGCACTACGCCATCGACAACTACGACGGCCTGCCGCGCCGTCTGCACCGCGTGACCGTCGCCGGTGACGTGCCGGTCGGCATCGAGGGCAAGGAGAGCTACTCGATCGCGGGCGACGCCTCGCACTACACGTCCGTCGCCGCGTAA
- a CDS encoding amino acid permease, with translation MSRTTLDAPPGTPDTDVSLSHGLKQRHLSMIALGGVIGAGLFVGSGAGIAAAGPSIVIAYAVSGLLVMLVMRMLGEMSAAYPSSGSFSAHAERAIGPWAGFTAGWSFWVLLCTAVGLEGIGAAKIVTGWLPGTPEWAWVALFMVVFCATNLAAVKNFGEFEFWFSALKVGAISLFLVLGVLAIAGVLPGTDSPGASNLTGAGGFLPNGSEGLVIGLLASVFAYGGLETVTIAAAESENPVKGVASAVRTAMWRIALFYVGSMAVIVTLVPWDSKEVVEKGPYVAALDHLGIPGAAQLMKVVVLVALLSAMNANIYGASRIGYSLVARGQGPKALGRVSGGVPRIAVLASSVFGFVCVVLSYWRPNDVFPWLLNMIGAVILVVWIFIAVSQLRLRRQVEREAPEKLVVRMWAFPVLTWVALAGMAAIFVLMAREPDTRVQLYSTGGMTLFLAAVGYAWQRARARH, from the coding sequence ATGTCCCGCACCACCCTCGACGCCCCTCCCGGCACCCCCGACACGGACGTCTCCCTCTCGCACGGCCTCAAGCAGCGCCACCTGTCGATGATCGCCCTCGGCGGTGTGATCGGCGCGGGCCTGTTCGTCGGGTCCGGCGCGGGGATCGCCGCCGCCGGGCCTTCGATCGTCATCGCGTACGCCGTCTCCGGTCTGCTCGTCATGCTGGTGATGCGGATGCTCGGCGAGATGTCGGCCGCTTATCCGTCGTCCGGCTCCTTCTCCGCGCACGCGGAGCGGGCGATCGGGCCGTGGGCGGGCTTCACCGCGGGCTGGTCGTTCTGGGTGCTGCTGTGCACGGCCGTCGGCCTGGAGGGCATCGGCGCCGCGAAGATCGTCACCGGCTGGCTGCCGGGCACGCCCGAGTGGGCGTGGGTGGCGCTGTTCATGGTCGTCTTCTGCGCCACCAATCTCGCCGCCGTGAAGAACTTCGGCGAGTTCGAGTTCTGGTTCTCCGCGCTGAAGGTCGGCGCGATCAGCCTGTTCCTGGTCCTTGGCGTGCTGGCCATCGCGGGCGTCCTGCCGGGCACGGATTCCCCCGGCGCCTCGAACCTCACCGGTGCGGGCGGCTTCCTGCCGAACGGCAGCGAGGGGCTCGTCATCGGCCTGCTCGCCTCGGTGTTCGCGTACGGCGGCCTGGAGACGGTGACGATCGCGGCGGCCGAGTCGGAGAACCCGGTCAAGGGCGTCGCGAGCGCCGTACGCACCGCCATGTGGCGCATCGCGCTCTTCTACGTCGGCTCGATGGCGGTCATCGTCACCCTGGTCCCGTGGGACTCCAAGGAGGTCGTGGAGAAGGGCCCGTACGTCGCAGCCCTCGACCACCTGGGCATCCCGGGCGCCGCGCAGCTGATGAAGGTGGTCGTCCTCGTGGCCCTGCTCTCGGCGATGAACGCCAACATCTACGGGGCCTCGCGCATCGGGTACTCGCTGGTGGCGCGCGGCCAGGGCCCGAAGGCGCTCGGCCGGGTGTCGGGCGGGGTCCCGCGCATCGCGGTGCTGGCGTCCTCCGTCTTCGGCTTCGTGTGCGTCGTACTCAGCTACTGGCGCCCGAACGACGTCTTCCCCTGGCTGCTGAACATGATCGGCGCGGTGATCCTGGTCGTCTGGATCTTCATCGCGGTCTCGCAGCTGCGGCTGCGGCGCCAGGTGGAGCGGGAGGCCCCGGAGAAGCTGGTCGTGCGGATGTGGGCGTTCCCGGTGCTGACATGGGTCGCGCTGGCGGGCATGGCGGCGATCTTCGTCCTGATGGCCCGGGAGCCGGACACCCGCGTACAGCTCTACTCGACGGGCGGGATGACGCTGTTCCTGGCGGCCGTCGGCTACGCCTGGCAGAGGGCGCGGGCCCGTCACTGA
- a CDS encoding biotin transporter BioY, whose product MSTAVATARPGEVLADLLPASRVRDVALVLGGAALTGLAAQISLPVPGSPVPVTGQTFAALLVGTALGAGRGLFSLALYALLGLAGVPWFAGGASGVTVSFGYILGMLLASTVVGALARRGADRSVLRMAGAMLLGEAIIYAIGVPYLALATGMSASAAIAAGLTPFLIGDALKAALAMGALPTAWKLINK is encoded by the coding sequence ATGAGCACCGCTGTCGCCACCGCCCGCCCCGGAGAGGTCCTCGCCGACCTCCTGCCCGCGTCTCGCGTCCGTGACGTCGCCCTTGTGCTCGGCGGCGCCGCCCTCACCGGCCTGGCCGCCCAGATCTCCCTCCCGGTACCGGGCTCCCCCGTGCCGGTGACGGGCCAGACCTTCGCGGCGCTCCTCGTCGGCACGGCGCTCGGCGCCGGCCGGGGCCTCTTCTCCCTCGCCCTGTACGCCCTGCTCGGCCTGGCCGGTGTCCCGTGGTTCGCCGGCGGTGCCTCCGGCGTCACCGTGTCCTTCGGCTACATCCTCGGCATGCTCCTCGCCTCCACCGTCGTGGGCGCCCTCGCCCGCCGCGGCGCGGACCGCTCGGTCCTGCGCATGGCCGGGGCCATGCTGCTCGGCGAGGCGATCATCTACGCGATCGGCGTCCCGTACCTGGCCCTGGCCACCGGCATGTCGGCGAGCGCGGCCATCGCGGCCGGCCTCACCCCGTTCCTGATCGGCGACGCCCTCAAGGCCGCCCTGGCGATGGGCGCGCTGCCCACCGCCTGGAAGCTGATCAACAAGTGA
- a CDS encoding ABC transporter permease codes for MTTTTTAPPVTAQEESPRVRRRRRGLSPGKRLPASRLIGPAFIVALWAVASAAGQLDPGAIPAPWTVLKTAGHLWTAGTLPTDILTSLERAGYGFAIGLTAGVTLALASGLSRVGEALIDGTVQLNRAIPTLGLIPLFILWLGIGETFKIAIIAIVVYIPIYLNTHAALSGIDSRFVELAEVQGLSKWAFIRQIVIPGALPGFFVGLRLGVTGSWLGLVVLEQINATSGLGYLMFQAQNYGQSDVILVGLLVYGVFGLISDSAVRLIERRVLSWRRTLSS; via the coding sequence GTGACCACCACGACCACTGCCCCTCCGGTGACGGCTCAGGAAGAGAGCCCTCGGGTACGACGGCGGCGCCGAGGCCTCTCCCCCGGCAAACGCCTGCCCGCCTCCCGGCTCATCGGCCCGGCCTTCATCGTCGCCCTGTGGGCCGTCGCCTCCGCCGCCGGACAGCTCGACCCCGGCGCGATCCCGGCCCCCTGGACCGTCCTGAAGACGGCCGGTCATCTGTGGACCGCGGGGACTCTGCCCACCGACATCCTGACCTCGCTGGAGCGCGCCGGGTACGGATTCGCCATCGGCCTCACGGCCGGGGTCACCCTCGCGCTGGCGTCCGGGCTCAGCCGGGTCGGCGAGGCGCTGATCGACGGGACGGTGCAGCTGAACCGGGCGATCCCGACCCTTGGTCTGATCCCGTTGTTCATCCTGTGGCTGGGCATCGGTGAGACGTTCAAGATCGCGATCATCGCCATCGTCGTCTACATCCCGATCTACCTCAACACGCACGCCGCGCTGTCCGGAATCGACAGCCGTTTCGTCGAACTCGCCGAGGTCCAGGGCCTGTCGAAGTGGGCCTTCATCCGCCAGATCGTCATTCCCGGAGCGCTGCCCGGCTTCTTCGTCGGGCTCCGGCTCGGGGTGACCGGCTCCTGGCTGGGCCTGGTGGTCCTGGAGCAGATCAACGCCACGAGCGGACTCGGCTACCTGATGTTCCAGGCCCAGAACTACGGCCAGTCCGACGTCATCCTCGTAGGCCTGCTCGTCTACGGCGTCTTCGGCCTCATCTCCGACAGCGCGGTCCGTCTCATCGAACGGAGGGTGCTGTCATGGCGCCGCACACTGAGCAGCTGA